The Lacerta agilis isolate rLacAgi1 chromosome 14, rLacAgi1.pri, whole genome shotgun sequence sequence GATTCTGTAGACAGGAGATCCAAAACATTGTTTTATTCAATTGAATAAGGATACAGAAGAAGGTTGGCCGGTCACGAGGACTCCTGCATCaggcttttaaaactgtgtttcccCTCTGTCTCCCCCTTTGTCCCTCCCCTAATATATATTGGTTAAGAACTTGCAGCTGACAATGCCCAGTTCATGGTCTGCTCCTTCTGCTCCTTGACATGTGCCCCCCCACCAGTCACATACAGTCACATACATCCCATGTACATTTAAATTAGTAATTTAAGGATAAGGGGTGTGTCTTTTAATATTCACTTTCTTAACTCAGCACCTGCTAATTCTCCTTATTATCTTGGATTGTAAATCTTTCACTCTTAGGCACCTCTTGGCTATCTACAGGCCTTGAGCAATAAAATGACTccagggcttgcctatcagaaggttgccagtttgaatccccatgtcggggcgagctcctgttgttcggtccctgctcctgccaaccctgcagttcaaaagcacaaagtgcaagtagataaataggtaccactccggtgggaaggtaaacagctttttcgtgtgctgctctggttcgccagaagcggctttgtcatgctggccacatgacccagaagctgtacgccagctccctcagccagtaaattgagatgagcaccacaaccccagagtcgtctgcgactggacctaatggtcaggggtccctttacctttaacaaataGACAAAGGGAGAAATTCAACTTCAAAAGGCCAGATtgatgttggaagccgcccagagtggctggggaaatccagccagatgggcggggtacaaataataataataataataataataataataataataataataataataataatttagcatAACACTTGATAGTTTCTCCAACAGGGAAACAGAGACAGCAAGCACAATTTTATACAGAAGCGAATATAGAtggttattttatataaaaacaggATCAATAATCATTTCTGATCCCACACCAACTCCTTCCCAACCAGACTTGAAGGTGTTTTTTTGCAACACCTTCAGGAACAAACAGAACCAATTGGAGGGGTGGGGACTCAAGGGTAAACTGTTTTGAAGTCCTTGATCTAGAGCACATTCTGGATTATTTACATGGCTGCATtatttacaaaattaaaaaaaagtcatttggaactttttttggggtaaaaaaaaaatgaagaacacATCCTGGAAAGAACTGGAAAGAAATGTCTAAGGCAAGATTTTCCCCACAGCAAGTTAGAATTAGTGAAGAGGGCAAGAATCTGCAGCTCACGTCAACAGACACATAAAACAACACTGTCTATAACTGCTGGCCACAGCAACTGAAGTCAATGCCAACCACTGCAATAAGATAGGCTCACAATACCTCCCAAGACTGCTCTGCAACTCATATGGGGTCCACATATCACAAGGGGCGCAAGGCACCTATTCTGACAGGGGGTTCCCACACTTTGAACTACActttgaagtacaaagtacactTTGGAGCTGACTGCATGCAAAGCCCATTTTCTACCACAAGGTGTTGTAGCAGGATTTTAAAGGTTTCTATTGGTgatgaagccagtgtggtgtagtggctaagagcagtggactcgtaatctggtgaactgagttcgattccccgctcctccacatgcagctgctgggtgaccttgggctagtcacacttctctgaagtctcgcagccccactcacctcacagagtgtttgttgtggtggaggaggggaaaggagattgttagccactttgagactccttagggtagtgataaagcgggatatcaaatccaaactcttctactcatttctatatttttttctttgttttctgaagCTCCATCTGGAGGTTTAAGGGCATCACATAATGAAAGACAATTTCTAAATACCTTAAATCTCTCTGCTTCAGGTAATGATGACTACTCTATCCTGTGTGGGGAGAGTGGGGGAGGGCACATCTTATGATATATGTAAAATTACATTCAATAGTATTTGAAgtgattaaataaataatgtaagttacaaattgcatattaaaacatatacagtggtacctcgggttaagaacttaatccgttcttgaggtccattcttaacctgaaactgttcttaacctgaggtaccactttagctaatggggcctcccgctgccgctgcactatttctgttctcatcctgaagcaaagttctcaacctgaggtactatttctgggttagcggagtctgtaagctgaagcgtctgtaacctgaagtatctgtaacccgaggtaccactgtattaaggaaagtaaatacaaaaatatttgtaTTAGGGAGATTAATGCACAGAAATAGATTATATTAGGTCAACTTTTGTAAGGAAAAATGCACAAGAATCTGCACAAATTCTTGTGCTgattatctatctatatatctccAGCTGTCCAAAACAAACTGATGAGAAAATGGCCCAAAGGGAAGATTTGAGaaatgagaaatgagaaactaagagaaagtGAGTCTGCCCTTAGCCACGGTCTACATATTTAAACATGTAATGTCCCATAATGTGAGACATGGTAAAATCTATTGGGATGAGCAAAGAAATTTGCTTCTGCTTGGGCCAAGCCGTTATGCTGTGTTAACTGCCCCATATAATGATGTAGGAtacacagaaaatgaaaatatggGGCAAAGAAGCCTAGAAAGATGTAATTCATTTACTACcttctttattgtgtttttattattctgttgggagctgcccagagtggctggggaaacccagccagatgggtggggtatgtatgtatgtatgtatgtatgtataaataaataaataaataaataaatattattattatattgactTCTTTGACATTTCTGTTTTGCAGGAAGCTCTACCTCATATTGCTCTGCTTGGAACCCTGTTTCCTGGACACTGCTGGCAGTAGCCATCATAGCTTTTCTTGCTTTCATTGCCACATGGATTTATTTATGTTTAGGTAAATATATGTTTGGTAAAAGGAGTGGGATTTCCTCAATTCCCCCTTTGTTTACAGGTGGGAAATCATGGTTAGGTCTTTAAGTTTAGTTTCAGAAGTTGTTAATGAACCCTCAAAATGACGCCATAAATGTCTCAGAGGGAGAATGCAGAAGTATTCACCATGAGCAAATTGCATCTTCTTTTAAAACTtgcctctcttttttaaaagacgtTCTGaagctggggtgtgtggggtgggatAGGAATCCCTATTCCAGTTCACTTATTGGTTTGCCAAAATGACTCCGCTCGCAAATTTCTTGTCCCTTTCATTCATGTTGCATTGCGAGCTTGGTCAAAATGCTTCTCAAATTTGGCTGAACCAGTGCAGCAAAATGAATGAATAGCAGTCTTTCATGAAAATAAGGTGTATTTGTGTCATCCATTGtttctatgatttttttaaatgtatcaaTGACTCATACTTTGAAGGACCCGGTTTTGCAAAATATTGTAAGCTCCCATTCAGTTCCATTTACAAATAAGTATCTGATGCTCCCTTGTTTGGTATTTGTTTCTGATTCTCCCTAAAGGAGCTTCGTGGCTCAGTCCCACTTTGCCTTGTTGCCCCTCCCTTACACCTACAGTCCACATATCCCCCAGGCTGAATTGCCTCTCCCAGTTCAGCTCCATGCTGAAGACAACCAAACTACAGACCTATTTGTTCTCTTCAGCTTTACAAACTCCAAGGCTTATGCCTATGCAGCTGCACAACCCTCATCCTTGCCTGTTTTGAGGCAGGTTGGGCGAAAGCTGAGGGGAGGAATAGGATGGCCAACCTGTCTTTTCTCTACCACTTTTGGAGAAATGTGCCTCCCTTTGCTCTGCTGCATTTAGACTACCATGATTCTCAGATGTGGCACACCCTCCTAAAAATATAGCATAATAATATCCATCTTCTTATCCTGTATTTGTAATGGAAAACATAGAGCCCATTTCACCCATAAACATGCATTGCCTTTCTGTGTTCATTTTCCAGTGAAATGTAAGAATTCACAAAGTATAGGTGGTGAAGAAAGCAGAAGAATAATACCAGGTGAGGTTCCTGCTTGAGTTAATCTAATGATGGGCTTCTGGATATTTATGTATGTACATTTATGCTTTAAAGCACTGAAAACCAGCACCGCTGTACAGTGATTAAAGCGAAAGCAAAGCTGTGCATGCAAACTTCCATTCAGATTTGAAACAGAAAGTACCATTAGAAGGAAGTGTATAGGGGAAGGAGGATTAGTCCTGAAAAAAGGCAGAGGAATTGTTGTGGTTAGGAAGGGGGCTGGGGGCAAGCAGGCAACGATTCAGATGCACCTGATCCAATCTCCCCAGACCAACGTTGTACATCACAGTACACCTTCTGAACCCAAGTCCTCTCAGGCATTTTAGTGGTGATGAGGGAATTTCCCCTTGCCAATGAAAGGAACTTTTGTGGAGGGAATCAGATGGTGTACAGCACAGGACATATTATCCTCCCAGCTGAACTGCCTCTCTCGCTTCTGCTCCATGCAAACCACAGGCCGGTTTGTTCTCTTCAGCTTTATGAATTCCCAAGTCCAGGCTGACTGAAGGCTTGTACCTGTGCAGCTGCACACTTCTCATTTTGAGCCAGGTTGGGGCAAGGCTGAGGGGAGGACTAGGAGTTCTACCTGTCCTTTGGGAGAAATgctgctccctttcctcttctgcacTTAGGCTCCCAGGATGCTCCTATGTGAAacacctgctttaaaaaaatagagtAATAATACCTAaccggtacagtggtgccccgctagacgaatgcctcgctagacgaaaaactcgctagacgaacggcattcgctagcggaaggctgccccgcaagacgaaaaagtcaatggggctgcctcgcaagacgattttttttaaaagcgaaAACTagtggtttgcattggtgcttcgcaagacgaaaaaatcgctctacgaagacactcgcagaatgaattattttcgtctagcgaggcaccactgtatgtgtatttgtattcttGTTTTTCCAGAGAAACGTAATATTCCACAATATAGTGGGTCTGAAAGTGAGTTTCCTGCGTGAGTTACTCTAATATTGTGCTTCATGATATTTCAGTATTTcatagtcctcctcctcctcctcctcttttcttctttttaaaagtatggcTAGAGAGTGTGTGGGGCTCCTGCCTCCAGGCACACATAATTCAATATAGCTAGACCTTCTCAGAGTACTGGGTTTTGAGGATGTACCTCTCTGCAGGGGAATTTTGCATGTTATATATGAGAGGCTAGGGTGGTGGGGGTTGCatgaaaatatataaaatttttATGGAATACCACCAAGACCTGACATGCCCAGGGACATTGGTTTcttataaaaattatttattaaggAGAAAATACAGAAGAACTTCCTGTCCTCCAACACACAGTCTCAGTTTAATagtaaaagaagaaaaattgatATCAATTCCCCATTCAGacaaaggactcagctatacagctgctaATCATTTGTttcaagtgcaatatacaatgtgacgctagatggcaatggtgagccttatggaaaattcaatgtatttttaaaacactttaaaaaaaagcattttcagagcggtttttatatgtgtgtagattccaccaaagTCTTGCAAAATCTTTCAGGTTTGAACATGCAGATCCAAATGACTTTCTCCATTTTGCCATCCTATGTGGAGGGAGGTGTGGGGGGAATAGCTTGGGTCTGCTGGAACTTTGTGCATGCCCCAGAACTACATGCCTAGTTTGGTTTTGTTCTATGCAACACATGCTGTGTCATTGCCAAGCAGCCATTCTTGATCTTGACACAGTGATATTGTCATAACCTGCTGAGGAGAAATGACAACTAGTAGTGCTCTTTGTctataaaacagaaaagaaatgtaattctttcttttctttctctccccccccccgcctcttttGCAGATAAATTGGTAGCAGAGAATGGTAAGTCTTCCAAAATCTTTCAGTAACTGAACATGCAGAATCCAAGTGGCTTCCTCCATTTTGCCATcctctgtatgtgtgtggggtgggagggTTACTGAGCAGCTTGGGTCTGCTAGAACTTTGAACTTGCCCCAGAACTAGTTTGGTTTCGATCTGTACAAGTCCGCTCACCCCTCGGTGCGGTGGAATTGCAGGATGGCAAAGGCTTCCCTGGGACCCCAGTGGTGGAGTTGGAACAGTGGTGCCCTTTCTGACAGACAGTGGGGGCATAAGCCTCCTCCTGCCTATCAGGAtctggatcctagcctgcaccctgcttcgGCAAATGGGGAGGCAGGCTGGGACTCGGGCTGTGCTGGGGGTGGAGCTGACGGAGCGGGTAGGCTTCCCTTGGATCCgccccttgcccatttaagcTGCCCACATCTGGGGCACCACTTATTTGAATGTTGTGTCATTGCCAAACAATATACCACACATGCCACAACCACTTCATTCCCCTGTTTTCTTTGCACTTAGTCCAGAATTTAACCAGAAAGGGTGTGTTCCAAAGAGGAGACACACTTCAAGCTTTCGTATAATCATTTTTTCATCAGTTTTGGACATAAGGGGGTTTGAGCAGTTGCTAAATTTCATTTCGTATCCGTGCAGAGTTTTGAAAAAGCTGTCAGTGCTGATTTTCCTCATCTtagaaatatattatattatgcttTATAGTTGTGCTTGACATGAGTAGGTACTAACTTACCAGTATGCttttagaatatatttttaataaaatatttgttatAAGAATTGTTTTGATTGTGGTCTTTTGAGAAAGCGTGGCTTATTAAATCCACCCGCCCACCCACAAAATCCATTTACATATAGGATCTTCCAGGCCTTAGTGCATGGGGTGATCTGTGCAATGAATGTTGTGTCATTGCCAAGCAGCCATTCTTGGTCTTGACATAGTGATATTGTCATAACCTGCTGAGGAGAAATGACAACTAGTAGTGCTCTCTGTCtataaatgagaaaagaaatgtaattctttattttttctcccccccccttttgcagatGCATTAAAGGCAAGGATTGGTAAGTCTTCCAAAATCTGTCAGTATTTGAACATGCAGAATCCAAGTGGCTTCCTCCATTTTGCCATCCTCTGTATGTTTGCTGAGCAGCTTGGGTCTGCCCCAGAACTATATCATACCCgttaacatttctctgatgaaaataggggaatCATGTGTCTATATTGGTTTTGATCTGTCCAATGAATGTTGTGTCATTGCCAAACATCATACTTGGTCTTGACATGGCAGCTAGAAGTGCTCACTGTCTATAAATCGGAAAACAGAAAAGTGCTTTTGACACAGAAGACTTAAGAAAAAAACCACTGAGGCAAGCAATGCACCCACTTAAAATATTTCCCCCTTTAccctcctcccctccattttGACTCAACCCAAACCAAAGGTTCCCTTCCTCTGATGGATGGAACGGgtattttatctatctatctatctatctatctatctatctatctatctatctatctattataaAATGCATATCCCAGAGGTATCAAAGCATcttgcaacaataaaatatacaatatgcaaattttaaaacataaattatACATTTCAAAAAAGAAGACTTCCATCAGTGGAAGGGGTCCTTTGGGTACAAGTCTTTGTTACTAATTCTAGATAACTTGATACGTGAAGACATTACAAACTGATTTTCTTggaatttgttttcctttttttaatttgaaTGAGGTTCTTCATTTGTGTAAGCCATGCAAATTTTCTTTTGCAGAAACCTTGAAGATTGAAAAAGGCAAGTAGTTTAacattttgtatatttgtatatgtTTTGTGAAAATATATACTCCTCAATCATAAAAATACCACACATGCCACAACCACTACATTCCCCCGTTTTCTTTGCACTTAGTCCAGGAATTAACCAGAAAGGGTGTGTACCAAAGAGGAGACACACTTTAAGCTTTTGTATTATCAAATTTTCACCAGTTTTGGACATAAGAAGATTTGAGCAGTTGCTAAATTTCATTTCGTATCTGTGCAGAGTTTTGAAAAAGCTGtcagtgttttcctttttttaatttgaaTGAGGTTCTTCATTTGTGTAAGCCATGCAAATTTTCTTTTGCAGAAACCTTGAAGATTGAAAAAGGCAAGTAGTTCAACATTTTGTATATGTGTTGTGAAAATATATACTCCTCAATCATAAAAATACCACACATGCCACAACCACTTCATCCCCCCGTTTTCTTTGCACTTAGTCCAGAAATTAACCGGAAAGGGTGTGTTCCAAAGAGGAGACACACTTCAAGCTTTTGTATTATCAAATTTTCACCAGTTTTGAACATAAGGGGATTAGAGCAGTTGATAAATTGCATTTTGTATCTGTGCAGAGTTTTGAAAAATCTTTCAGTGCTGCTTTTTCCTCATCTTAGAAGTATATTAAATTATGCTTTATAGTTGTGCCTGACATGAGTAGGTACTAACTTATGcttttagaatatatatattttaatgaaatatATATTATAAGAATTGTTTTGATTGTGGTCTTTTGACAAACGGTGGtttattaatcaatcaatcaatctatcaatcaatcaatcaatcaatcaatcaatccacccacccacaatatCCATCTATATACAGGATCTTCTAGACCTTAGTGCATGGGGTGAAAAAGGTATGAAAAGAGCTTCTTTGAGCATTTAATTAAACACGATCTGAATCCGCCAGGGTTCTCACACTAAAGCTTCCCTGTATGTTCAGCTGAAATCAGGTTAAAGCCCCCTTTAGACATTCATGCTTATTGCATCAAGATCAGATAGGAACCCATGTACataaggaggtgggggtgggggtggggctttcaCATGCACCTCCTGACCCACCACACACTTTTACCACAGTGGAAGAAGGTTTGGGTCATACATAGTAAAGACCTATTGAAATGTAATTTAGTCGAAACTAAATTAAACCCAACTGATTTCAAACAGTGTGCTCTAAGCATGGTTAAATCTGAATCCAACCCATGGCATTGATTGATTAGGTTGTAGAATGAGTAGAAGTAGCCGTCACATTCTTGCCAATGAAACCTTTATCTTCATTCTTTTATTCCCAGAATTCTCAGATGCCCGCTTCTACAGAGGTGAGGAGGATGCAAAATCATGTGCAAACAGAATGGATATTGCAGAGAAACCAGCAACTTCTGTAAACTTCTGTTTGTTGACTAGGGCTTCTTTCTATCATCCTGTAATGTGTAGCTCAACCTGTGTGCTGCCAGATGGTGCtagactgcaaatcccatcatccctggctattggtcaTACTgtttggtgctgatgggagttgtaatgcaGTCCACCTACTGGACTAGTTTACTTTTCTAATACTGTTTGGCTCAAGAAAAGCAcgaacatttttaaatgcacattttgaggGGAAGTACTTTATACAATGTGTTTGTACAATAGGCATACAGGAAGGGTAGATCAATGTGGAAATGGACTGACAGGTAAGCACATGCAAAAGTGAGGATGAACACCTTGAATGTGACCAGAATACAATGTGCTTAGCACATTAAACAAATTGCAGATGGATAAAGCATAAGGAGATATGCTGAGGAATATAGAAGAATCACATTGTTGTAGAGAGAGGGTGAATCATGCAATGCAGAAAGCTTGGATAGAAATTTGTATTAGTCATaatatcaaagaatcatagagttgtagagttggaagggaccctggggatcagctagtccaactccctgcaaggcaggaatatgcaactgtccggCAGACAGATGAGAGTGTGGTCCACAGACTGGTGACTTAAAAGAGAGATGTCCACAGACCGCCTTACTTAATTAATACGTTAACAATTTCTCAATCTTTCATTTAAGTCTGTGCTTTTGAATCAAGGCCTTTCTTTTTGTTGCAGCTGATGTGATCTTGGACCCCAGGACAGCTCACCCAAAGCTAAAAGTGTCCGAAGATGGCAAAAGAGTTTGGAACACAGGAACTGTTTCTAAGGTTTCTGACTGGGAGGAGCGGTTTGACTCCCGCACATTCATTCTGGCAAAAAGTGGATTTTCAGAAGGCAAACATTATTGGGAGGTGGAGATTGGTCAGAAGAAAACCTGGGACTTGGGAGTTGCCTCTGAAACTGCTTCTAGAAAGGGGGAGATCATCCTGTCTCCTGAGAATGGCTTCTGGGTCATAGGAtgtgatgatgggaaagattaCTGGGCTCGGACAGAGCAATGGACCCGCCTGAAAGTGAATGGAAAGCTTACAAAATTAGGAATATTCCTGGATATTCCCGGAAGCTTATCTTTTTATGATGTCTACAGCAAAAGGAAATTGCACACTTATAAAACACTTGGTTTTGGGGAGCTCTATCCCTTCTTCTCCACAGGATCTGTGACTGCAGAGCTAGATAGTCCTCCACTGAGGATTCTTCCATGGAATTTGCAAGAGTGATTGTGGGTATAGAATGGGAAAACATACCAGCTAGCCCAGATATAGCTCAGAATTAGTGAAGCCCTTTAATTAAGTCAGGATAGTAGTATAAATCCAGGTGccagaaaatgagagaaacagagtgcagtggtacctctggttacgaatgggatccattctggagccccgtttgTAACCCGTGACATCCGTATCATGATGTGCttcgtctgcgcatgtgtgcgatgCGAatcagtgcttctgtgcatgcatgtgacgtcatttgacgcatctgcacatgcgtgaaccgccaaacccggaagtaacgtggTGTGTAACCCGAACGTATGCACACAATGGCATTAACGAATTCCAGCATGTAAGAAGTAGAAATCATTCAAAGCCTATGGAATGTGGACAAGATACCAAGATCTACTTGAAAGGGAAACACTTTTATGGCTATCCCCAATAGAAACTAGTACACAAAAGACACTTAAAATGATGGAGAATTGGGGCAGATATAgagacttactgtatttttcaggAAATGTATGCAAATTGAAAAAGTTTGAAGAAATCCGAGAATGGGTATTGGTTTGGTTTCAATATTAATCAAATTAATGAGTAATTTAAAAAGGCGTTTATAGAATGAAGTTCTGCTTTTActtgaaggaaaataaaaactgatTACAAAATTGTATAAATTGAtattagaatgggagacaaaTGATGAAATGGTTAGATTAACAATGATTCaatgggctaaagatgtgggacataatatagaAATGAGTGCATGTGGAAAGTAGATGTGAAATTTACTGCTTGctatgctttaaaagaaaattgaatgaaaatgatgtatagatggtacttaactcgTAATAAATTATTTAAATGGATAAGAAG is a genomic window containing:
- the LOC117057638 gene encoding butyrophilin subfamily 3 member A1-like — translated: MAKASLGPQWWSWNSGALSDRQWGHKPPPAYQDLDPSLHPASANGEAGWDSGCAGGGADGADALKARIETLKIEKETLKIEKGCRMSRSSRHILANETFIFILLFPEFSDARFYRADVILDPRTAHPKLKVSEDGKRVWNTGTVSKVSDWEERFDSRTFILAKSGFSEGKHYWEVEIGQKKTWDLGVASETASRKGEIILSPENGFWVIGCDDGKDYWARTEQWTRLKVNGKLTKLGIFLDIPGSLSFYDVYSKRKLHTYKTLGFGELYPFFSTGSVTAELDSPPLRILPWNLQE